The Arvicola amphibius chromosome 11, mArvAmp1.2, whole genome shotgun sequence genomic interval ataaatatttttaaattattatataaatatgttgtTACAAAATAATTCATCTTTCAAATAAGAACCTTCATTTTAAATTTCCacatttctgtttataaaatagGCAATTGATTAAGATCAATTCCATAACTTTGAGTTGTAGGAGTTGTAAATGTCGCAGCtataaaaagaagacattttaatgTCAAACTCTATATACTTAGAGATATAATTTTTTAAcgttattaataaaatatattacctaAATATAGCTGTAAATTCAAGGTTaagcatattttttcttttacagaaaatCATAGCTTTCATCCTCCATGGACAAACACTCTCAGACacctttattaatttaaattctcTTTTCACGAGACATTACACTTTAAGTATCATTGGAAAGAATTTGTGATTATATCTTGATAATCATTAGAAGTTAAGACTGGAGACATAAATGTTAGTATACTATTTCCCAATAAATATTTGTCTGTGTTAAAATAAGAATGGAACCTACTAAGCACAATGCTTCTGAATTTTATTGTTAccagtttgttcttttgtttggaaTCACCGAAAAACTGGGATCAATACAAATTAAGCTCAATGTATttattgaaaacaattttatggacCCGTTACGTTGCCATGCGCTGACAATGGTGCATCAgcctgaggggggggggggaacttggTTCTCAAATAATTTCCTGTTggaggggaggaggctggggcctCCAGAGCCAGTGGCTGCGGTGACGGTGACGTCATGACTGCGTGTTTCCGCTGCGCCCTGGCAGAGCCTTGGCTTCAAGGCCGCGTGGAGCCCGCCAGCGTCGTCTTGGCCTCTTCACCTCTCTGAGCAGTGTCCCTGAGACCAGGTCAGAAACATGAGTGGCAACAACTTAAGCGGGAACGACGAGTTTGATGAGCAGTTGCGAATGCAAGAATTGTATGGAGACCCCAAGGACGGTGACACCCAGAATGACCCCTCTGGAGAAACGGATTCTTTGGGACAACCGCCCGATGATACTCCCTATGTGTGGGACCTTGATAAGAAGGCTTGGTTTCCCAAGATAACCGAAGATTTCATTGCTAAGTATCAGGCTAATTACGGCTTTTCTAGTGACGGTGTATCTAGTTCTACGGTAAATGTCCAGGACACCAACATGAAGACTGTAGAAGAACCGCAAACAGAAATCCCGGAAGTCACTGACTccaaagagaggggagaaaagagaaaggccgATTCGGGATGGTTCCATGttgaagaagacagaaatacaaaTGTATATGTGTCAGGTCTGCCTCCAGACATCACAGTGGATGAATTCATACAGCTTATGTCCAAATTCGGCATTATTATGAGAGATCCTCAGACAGAAGAATTTAAGGTCAAGCTTTACAAAGATAATCAAGGAAATCTTAAAGGAGATGGGCTTTGCTGCTATCTAAAGAAAGAATCTGTGGAACTTGCACTAAAGCTTTTGGATGAAGATGAAATTAGAGGCTACAAATTGCATGTCGAggtggcaaggttccagctgaagGGCGAGTATGACgcctcaaagaagaagaagaagtgtaAAGATTATAAGAAGAAACTGTCTCTGCAACAGAAGCAGTTGGATTGGAGACCTGAGAGGAGAGCTGGACCATGCCGGATGCGACATGAGCAAGTTGTCATCATCAAAAATATGTTTCACCCCACAGATTTTGAGGATGATCCATTGGTGCTGAATGAGATCAGAGAAGACCTTCGAGTAGAATGTTCCAAGTTTGGACAGATTAGGAAGCTCCTTCTGTTTGATAGGCACCCAGATGGTGTGGCCTCTGTGTCCTTCAGGGAACCAGAGGAGGCTGATTATTGTATTCAGACTCTTGATGGAAGGTGGTTTGGTGGCCGTCAAATCACTGCTCAAGCCTGGGATGGGACTACAGATTACCAGGTAGAGGAGACatcaagagaaagagaggaaagggtgaGAGGCTGGGAGGCATTCCTCAATGGTCCTGAGGCCAACAGAGGCCTCCAGTGCATGGATTCCATCTGTGCTTCAGAAAAGGCAGGGCCTTCCAGAGGAAGGCATTT includes:
- the LOC119826818 gene encoding HIV Tat-specific factor 1 homolog, whose protein sequence is MSGNNLSGNDEFDEQLRMQELYGDPKDGDTQNDPSGETDSLGQPPDDTPYVWDLDKKAWFPKITEDFIAKYQANYGFSSDGVSSSTVNVQDTNMKTVEEPQTEIPEVTDSKERGEKRKADSGWFHVEEDRNTNVYVSGLPPDITVDEFIQLMSKFGIIMRDPQTEEFKVKLYKDNQGNLKGDGLCCYLKKESVELALKLLDEDEIRGYKLHVEVARFQLKGEYDASKKKKKCKDYKKKLSLQQKQLDWRPERRAGPCRMRHEQVVIIKNMFHPTDFEDDPLVLNEIREDLRVECSKFGQIRKLLLFDRHPDGVASVSFREPEEADYCIQTLDGRWFGGRQITAQAWDGTTDYQVEETSREREERVRGWEAFLNGPEANRGLQCMDSICASEKAGPSRGRHFSEHQSRSNTGAQEAITGMAFGETIDENKFEKAEDGGKTEGNAFEKDAKEGGSDEDDPDRECEEGCAKRESEEALPESELEEGNPKMESQEHGPERESKKKGKDNYEKYGLAKGSEDSDHSRESEGADSLKKESEDHDSASEEDCLEKQSVDGVDEDLEENGVQHAFDQDASDKESPKNIENGSVFSIDSDTSEFEEGSEGEFDEDLDEKEEEDEEGAVVYEMVFEDESDENNGYLEADEEYGDADDKEEEDDADEKLFDDSEKEEEEDTDVKKDEDTSDKLFEDASSEKFFEEEEGLNELFDDSDERWSVGNMEEDGSQSTDGSFVLSSDEAEM